In one window of Halocatena salina DNA:
- a CDS encoding helix-turn-helix domain-containing protein: MPTVRLRFNAAASADPLAHVSAEFPNTPFTVLASHLTDDGLLGLVEIATKNQTKIVRQFDDVPKMDSHEVVYTDERMVLIQYQFPEAEPYRALRATGNIPQFPARMQDGWLSTEMTASHERLAAYTDRLAAANIPFTIQSLSQSHSPEELLTERQWEFITEAVERGYYDSPRRCTLTELANTFAVNSSAASGVLHRAEGRIIKEFVKSVQNRSET, translated from the coding sequence ATGCCAACCGTTCGATTGCGGTTCAATGCAGCAGCGTCCGCAGATCCACTGGCTCACGTATCTGCTGAATTTCCAAATACTCCGTTCACGGTGTTGGCGAGCCATCTCACAGATGATGGCCTGCTCGGACTCGTAGAAATAGCAACGAAGAACCAGACCAAAATCGTACGACAATTCGACGACGTACCGAAGATGGATTCGCATGAGGTAGTCTACACTGATGAACGGATGGTTTTGATCCAGTATCAGTTTCCAGAGGCGGAACCGTACCGTGCACTTCGGGCGACAGGGAATATACCACAATTTCCTGCTCGAATGCAAGACGGATGGTTATCCACAGAGATGACGGCATCCCACGAACGATTGGCAGCGTATACAGACAGATTAGCAGCTGCTAACATTCCATTCACAATCCAATCATTGTCCCAATCACATTCTCCAGAGGAGTTACTCACGGAGCGTCAGTGGGAGTTCATCACTGAAGCAGTCGAGCGTGGCTACTATGACAGTCCCCGCCGTTGTACGCTAACGGAGTTGGCAAACACGTTTGCGGTCAACTCCTCAGCTGCAAGCGGAGTATTGCACCGTGCTGAAGGGCGAATAATCAAGGAATTCGTCAAGTCTGTACAGAATCGTTCCGAGACTTGA
- a CDS encoding hydantoinase B/oxoprolinase family protein → MNDEDTAMESDTEDETHTRSTDDIDPVTLEILRNQLESVAEEMGHVLITGAYSPNIKERQDCSTALFDSEGNMVAQAEHIPVHLGAMPDAVDVVMDKDPRPGDVFIVNDPFEGGTHLPDITLVSTIAPEDEVIGFAVSRAHHADVGGSTPGSMPPGAREVYEEGLRLPAVRLVDGGEPNDEVHELLLANVRTPDERQADLRAQRAANDRAEERIAELLDEHGSLLLDAFDAVIAYSRERIESELAELPDGEYRARDILESDGVTNNKIPIEATVTIEESSIAVDFSGTAEQVPGNLNAPLSVAKSAVYFVVRAVTDPEIPPNHGCYEPVTVSAPDGTVLNPSPPAAVVGGNVETSQRVTDVVLEALAHAIPDRVPAGGQGTMNNLIIGDRTGEFTYYETIGGGFGARPDKDGMDGVQVGMTNTLNTPIEAMEIEYPLHLEKYALRKSSGGEGRYRGGLGLERSVTVETDATVSLLTERRRTAPAGVDGGNDGATGENLIDGESVPSKASIDVSAGTTVTILTPGGGGHGNPDERAQAARERDRRDGKME, encoded by the coding sequence ATGAACGACGAAGACACAGCCATGGAATCTGATACGGAAGACGAGACTCACACGCGTAGTACAGACGACATCGATCCCGTCACGCTCGAGATCCTTCGGAATCAGCTAGAGAGCGTCGCAGAGGAGATGGGCCACGTCCTCATTACAGGGGCGTACTCACCGAATATCAAAGAACGCCAAGACTGTTCAACCGCACTCTTCGACAGCGAGGGAAACATGGTAGCGCAAGCCGAGCATATCCCGGTCCATCTAGGAGCGATGCCCGACGCGGTTGATGTGGTGATGGACAAAGATCCGAGGCCGGGAGATGTCTTCATCGTCAACGATCCGTTCGAGGGCGGGACGCATCTCCCTGACATCACACTCGTTTCCACCATCGCGCCAGAGGATGAGGTCATCGGGTTCGCCGTTTCGCGGGCACACCATGCGGACGTCGGTGGGAGTACGCCGGGAAGCATGCCACCAGGAGCCAGAGAAGTTTATGAGGAGGGACTACGACTCCCGGCCGTTCGTCTCGTCGACGGCGGGGAGCCAAACGACGAGGTCCACGAGTTACTCTTGGCCAACGTCAGAACCCCGGACGAGCGACAGGCAGATCTTCGAGCCCAACGAGCTGCGAACGATCGTGCCGAAGAACGGATCGCGGAACTCCTCGACGAACACGGGTCATTGTTGCTAGACGCCTTCGATGCAGTCATCGCCTATTCGCGCGAGCGTATCGAATCCGAACTGGCGGAACTCCCGGATGGCGAGTATCGTGCGAGAGATATACTAGAAAGTGATGGGGTGACGAACAACAAAATTCCCATCGAGGCCACAGTTACTATCGAAGAGAGTTCCATAGCAGTCGATTTCTCCGGAACGGCCGAGCAGGTCCCTGGAAACCTCAATGCCCCTCTGTCCGTGGCAAAGAGCGCGGTGTACTTCGTTGTCCGCGCAGTAACTGATCCCGAGATCCCACCCAATCACGGTTGCTACGAACCAGTAACCGTCTCCGCGCCGGACGGCACCGTTCTCAACCCCTCCCCGCCTGCTGCTGTCGTCGGAGGGAACGTAGAGACCAGCCAACGGGTCACAGACGTCGTCCTGGAAGCACTCGCACACGCGATTCCGGATCGGGTTCCAGCTGGCGGTCAAGGTACAATGAATAACCTGATCATCGGTGATCGAACCGGCGAATTCACCTATTACGAAACGATCGGTGGGGGATTCGGCGCGAGACCTGACAAGGACGGTATGGATGGGGTTCAGGTAGGGATGACCAACACGCTCAATACACCGATCGAAGCGATGGAGATCGAATATCCGTTGCACCTAGAGAAGTATGCGCTCCGGAAATCGAGCGGTGGAGAGGGCCGTTATCGCGGTGGCTTAGGCCTAGAGAGGTCGGTAACCGTCGAGACGGATGCGACCGTATCGTTGCTTACCGAACGACGACGGACTGCACCCGCTGGTGTCGATGGGGGCAACGATGGGGCTACTGGGGAGAATCTCATCGATGGCGAGAGCGTTCCGTCGAAGGCTTCGATCGATGTAAGTGCCGGGACCACAGTGACGATACTCACGCCCGGCGGTGGTGGACACGGAAATCCGGACGAACGTGCTCAGGCGGCGAGAGAGCGAGACCGTCGTGATGGGAAGATGGAGTAA
- a CDS encoding heavy metal translocating P-type ATPase, translating into MSTRSETSESSDADPEGELRLLRLSVPNMDCPSCAQKVEKSLAGIDGIIERDLQPTTGTVTVSYAPNTTSEQTITEAIEGAGYEVTERLADDSEATAGGVAAPSAIWTSARAVKTWIGGGFLTLGLLFKFLFTAQNVTVGNLLGIEVLLVDILLLAAIASSGLPVVRSGYYSARNLSLDIDLLMGTAIIAATGIGYFVEAATLAVLFSIAELLEDYAMDRARNSLRELMELSPDEATVRHGGNEETVPIEDVHIGDIVVVRPGEKIPMDGTVIEGASAVDESPITGESVPADKTETDEVYAGTINEEGYLELAVTAEASDNTLSRIIEMVQGAQQKKTESEQFVDRFADYYTPAVVVAAILTAAVPPLAFAAPWQRWFIRGLTLLVIACPCAFVISTPVSVVSGITSAAKNGVLIKGGKYLEAMGDVEAIAFDKTGTLTKGELTVTDVVPLNGYSEADLLRSASGLEQRSEHPIADTILDQATEADVTPAEVTAFKSITGKGIQADIDGTTYYAGKPDLFGDLDADLSHAHVATDGGVLVDAENQCDQGSCVDLTDETIPALQADGKTVVVVGTEISVMGVIAIADEVRPDAKAAVDRLHELGIEQLIMITGDNEGTARAIAEQVGIDEYRAELLPEQKVDAIDEVSEEYGGVAMVGDGVNDAPALATATVGIAMGAAGTDTALETADIALMADDLSKLPYLYTLSHKAGTVIQQNIWASLGAKALLAIGVPLGYVSVAIAVIVGDMGMSLGVTGNAIRLSRIVPERMRSAADQETSA; encoded by the coding sequence ATGAGTACACGATCGGAGACGAGTGAGTCATCGGACGCTGATCCCGAGGGGGAGCTCCGGCTACTCCGACTCTCCGTACCGAACATGGATTGTCCCTCCTGCGCACAGAAAGTCGAGAAGAGTTTGGCGGGGATCGATGGGATCATCGAGCGTGATCTCCAGCCCACCACGGGAACGGTGACGGTCAGCTACGCTCCGAACACGACCTCAGAGCAGACCATCACCGAGGCAATCGAAGGCGCAGGGTACGAGGTCACCGAGCGGTTAGCCGACGATTCGGAGGCCACAGCCGGCGGTGTCGCAGCACCGTCGGCAATCTGGACGAGTGCGCGGGCGGTCAAGACGTGGATCGGTGGAGGATTCCTGACGCTCGGCCTCCTGTTCAAGTTTCTATTCACAGCACAGAACGTCACTGTTGGGAATCTTCTCGGCATCGAGGTGCTGCTTGTGGACATTTTGCTCCTCGCTGCCATTGCGAGTAGTGGCCTTCCGGTTGTCCGCAGCGGGTATTACTCGGCCCGGAATCTGAGCCTCGATATCGATCTGCTGATGGGCACTGCGATCATCGCTGCCACGGGGATCGGCTACTTCGTTGAAGCGGCAACACTCGCAGTCCTGTTCAGTATCGCGGAACTCCTCGAAGACTACGCGATGGATCGGGCTCGAAACTCCTTGCGTGAGCTGATGGAGCTCTCACCCGACGAAGCGACCGTTCGTCACGGTGGCAATGAGGAAACGGTTCCCATCGAAGATGTTCATATTGGCGATATCGTCGTTGTACGTCCGGGCGAGAAGATCCCGATGGATGGAACTGTCATCGAGGGAGCCAGTGCGGTCGATGAGTCACCGATCACTGGCGAGAGTGTCCCCGCGGATAAAACAGAGACGGATGAGGTGTACGCGGGTACGATCAACGAAGAGGGCTACCTCGAACTCGCCGTGACGGCAGAGGCATCGGATAACACGCTCTCACGGATCATCGAGATGGTCCAAGGCGCCCAGCAAAAGAAAACGGAAAGTGAGCAGTTCGTGGACCGATTTGCGGATTACTATACACCAGCTGTCGTTGTGGCCGCAATTTTGACCGCAGCGGTTCCACCACTAGCGTTCGCTGCGCCATGGCAGAGATGGTTTATACGTGGTCTTACATTACTCGTGATCGCCTGTCCGTGCGCATTCGTCATCTCAACGCCAGTAAGTGTCGTCTCCGGCATTACCAGCGCGGCAAAGAATGGCGTCCTCATCAAGGGCGGGAAATATCTCGAGGCGATGGGTGACGTCGAGGCCATCGCCTTCGATAAGACGGGGACGCTCACGAAAGGTGAACTCACCGTCACCGACGTTGTGCCGTTGAACGGGTACAGCGAAGCGGACCTCCTCCGCTCTGCAAGCGGGCTCGAACAGCGGAGCGAACACCCAATCGCGGACACCATTCTCGATCAGGCTACCGAGGCGGATGTGACGCCTGCAGAGGTGACTGCTTTCAAGAGTATTACCGGCAAGGGCATTCAGGCCGACATCGATGGGACAACCTACTACGCCGGGAAGCCGGATCTCTTCGGTGATCTCGATGCCGATCTCTCACACGCCCACGTCGCAACCGACGGAGGCGTCCTCGTCGACGCCGAGAACCAGTGCGACCAAGGCAGCTGCGTCGACCTCACGGACGAGACGATCCCTGCCCTCCAAGCCGACGGAAAGACGGTCGTGGTCGTCGGAACGGAGATATCGGTGATGGGTGTGATTGCGATTGCAGACGAAGTACGGCCGGATGCCAAAGCGGCGGTCGACCGACTGCACGAGCTGGGCATCGAGCAACTGATCATGATCACGGGTGATAACGAGGGAACAGCCCGAGCGATCGCTGAGCAGGTCGGGATCGATGAATACCGGGCTGAACTCCTCCCTGAGCAGAAGGTCGACGCCATCGACGAGGTGAGTGAGGAGTACGGCGGGGTTGCGATGGTTGGCGACGGCGTGAATGATGCGCCTGCGCTTGCGACCGCGACGGTGGGTATTGCGATGGGGGCTGCCGGCACGGATACCGCACTCGAAACGGCCGATATCGCGCTGATGGCCGACGATCTCTCGAAGCTGCCGTATCTCTACACCCTGTCGCATAAAGCCGGGACCGTTATCCAACAGAACATCTGGGCGAGCCTCGGCGCGAAGGCGCTGCTGGCGATCGGCGTCCCACTGGGCTACGTCAGTGTTGCGATCGCCGTCATCGTCGGCGATATGGGGATGAGCCTCGGGGTCACCGGGAACGCGATACGGCTCTCACGGATCGTTCCTGAACGTATGCGCAGTGCCGCTGACCAGGAGACAAGTGCATGA
- a CDS encoding nucleoside hydrolase: protein MGRKVLLDVDTGNDDAILLAMMLAAEDVDVVGVTTVSGNSTLNNTTQNTLSVLELFDRTDVPVAKGAERPLVREPCGAEWVHGENGIRGDLPASTTSPVDQTAMEFICDQVNSHGKHLTIAAVGPLTNIALAIANRPTLPDEIDELYLMGGSAHTHGNTTPVAEFNFWEDPEAASRVMQDGFPRMVGLDVTNQATVLPEFVDKIEDASPPLTTVSQWFDYPDELMKMEYGAKVPAIHDGVVGADIIGNILDYESYYLEVDTTDGPSRGAVICDVLGIMDTEMNVISEDRNRLSPTGNVAENIDIDRFREIISETILYYN, encoded by the coding sequence ATGGGAAGAAAGGTACTTTTGGACGTTGACACAGGTAACGATGACGCGATATTGCTGGCAATGATGCTTGCGGCTGAAGACGTTGACGTTGTCGGTGTTACCACTGTTTCTGGAAACTCAACTCTCAACAATACAACACAGAACACGCTATCAGTCCTGGAACTGTTCGATAGAACAGATGTCCCCGTTGCGAAGGGAGCTGAAAGACCACTAGTTCGAGAGCCTTGTGGTGCGGAATGGGTACATGGCGAGAACGGAATTCGAGGTGATCTACCGGCTTCAACAACCAGTCCGGTAGATCAGACTGCGATGGAATTCATCTGTGATCAGGTGAACAGCCACGGTAAGCACCTCACGATCGCGGCTGTAGGCCCACTCACAAATATCGCACTAGCCATCGCCAATAGACCGACTCTACCTGACGAGATTGATGAATTATATCTAATGGGAGGATCAGCACATACGCACGGAAATACAACACCAGTAGCTGAGTTCAATTTCTGGGAGGACCCAGAGGCCGCTAGTCGAGTGATGCAGGATGGTTTCCCACGGATGGTGGGCTTAGACGTAACGAATCAAGCAACTGTACTCCCTGAATTTGTCGATAAGATAGAGGATGCCTCGCCACCTCTCACTACTGTATCTCAGTGGTTTGATTACCCAGACGAACTGATGAAGATGGAATACGGGGCGAAGGTTCCGGCGATCCATGATGGGGTAGTCGGTGCAGATATCATTGGAAATATATTGGATTATGAATCGTACTATTTGGAAGTAGACACTACAGACGGTCCGTCTCGTGGTGCAGTCATCTGTGATGTCCTAGGAATAATGGATACCGAGATGAACGTCATCTCTGAAGACCGAAATCGTCTCTCGCCCACAGGAAACGTTGCTGAAAACATCGATATTGATCGATTCCGAGAAATAATATCAGAAACTATACTATATTACAACTGA
- a CDS encoding alpha/beta fold hydrolase, protein MPHIEMEDGVEVFVRDVGEGDPIVFLHGWPLNHRMFEYQFNHLLDDGFRCIGIDLRGYGKSDKPYGDYSYDQFADDVKGVLEALDIERTTLAGFSMGGGTATHYMSRHDEAYVDKLALLAAASPVITEKPDFPEGLTESEVNPLIEGARTDRAKMNADFSELLFHTDQSEEMLHWIWHLGMEAAGQATVASAETWRDADLRPDLDDITVPTRVYHGVHDEITPIEITGEVLAEGIENAELVRFQNSGHGVTADETERLNEELADFAGQ, encoded by the coding sequence ATGCCGCATATTGAGATGGAAGATGGCGTTGAGGTGTTCGTGCGTGATGTAGGCGAGGGAGACCCGATCGTCTTCCTCCACGGTTGGCCTCTCAACCACCGGATGTTCGAGTACCAGTTCAACCATCTCTTAGATGATGGATTCCGATGTATCGGCATCGACCTCCGAGGGTACGGCAAGTCGGACAAGCCCTATGGTGACTACAGTTACGACCAGTTCGCAGACGATGTAAAAGGCGTTCTCGAAGCACTGGACATCGAGAGGACGACTCTGGCAGGCTTCTCGATGGGTGGGGGCACCGCCACCCACTATATGAGCCGTCACGACGAGGCCTACGTCGACAAACTCGCGCTGTTGGCTGCCGCGAGCCCAGTCATCACCGAAAAACCGGACTTCCCGGAGGGGCTCACCGAGTCCGAGGTGAACCCGCTCATAGAGGGCGCTCGAACCGACCGAGCGAAGATGAACGCCGACTTCAGCGAACTGCTGTTCCACACCGACCAGAGCGAGGAGATGTTACACTGGATCTGGCATCTCGGGATGGAAGCCGCCGGACAAGCGACGGTTGCCTCCGCGGAAACCTGGCGGGATGCGGACCTGCGCCCAGATTTAGACGATATCACTGTCCCGACAAGGGTGTACCACGGCGTTCACGACGAGATCACTCCCATCGAAATCACCGGTGAAGTGCTCGCAGAGGGTATCGAGAACGCCGAACTGGTCCGCTTCCAGAACAGCGGCCACGGAGTGACCGCCGACGAAACCGAGCGACTGAACGAGGAACTGGCCGACTTTGCCGGACAATAG
- a CDS encoding helix-turn-helix domain-containing protein has product MRELVFALDYEPGCNPVADTLATYSDAAIRSLSCHVTPESLWRVDHATGEREAVTALEDAYFEVEYCSDCLVTEDCGADCEVQVLDRTEETLVLYTYWERTSVCTSVPHLALEWLGTGLLFETQREGRRYTWRIILSNEADIHAFFDALRTEVCECAGMEMLRLTELAPHRSQTTNATEMLATEQREAVRAAVEHGYYETPRKTDLSELAATLNIPRSTLSYRLRRAEAEFAKQFVAADQPLDALSPTV; this is encoded by the coding sequence ATGCGAGAACTCGTCTTCGCGCTCGATTACGAACCGGGCTGTAATCCGGTTGCGGATACCCTCGCTACGTATTCCGATGCTGCGATCCGGTCACTCTCATGTCACGTCACGCCCGAGAGCCTCTGGCGGGTCGATCATGCAACCGGTGAGCGGGAGGCAGTGACTGCGCTCGAAGACGCATACTTCGAGGTGGAGTACTGCTCTGACTGTCTTGTAACCGAGGATTGCGGCGCGGACTGTGAGGTGCAGGTCCTCGATCGCACGGAGGAGACGCTCGTGCTCTATACCTATTGGGAGCGGACCTCGGTCTGTACCTCCGTCCCGCATCTTGCCCTTGAGTGGTTAGGCACTGGGCTGTTGTTCGAGACGCAGCGCGAGGGCCGCCGCTATACGTGGCGAATCATCCTGTCGAACGAGGCCGATATCCACGCATTTTTCGATGCCCTCCGCACGGAAGTTTGCGAGTGTGCCGGGATGGAGATGCTGCGACTGACCGAACTCGCTCCCCACCGCTCACAGACGACGAATGCGACTGAGATGCTGGCTACTGAACAGCGCGAGGCAGTCCGCGCCGCGGTCGAGCACGGTTATTACGAGACGCCACGGAAAACCGACCTCTCCGAGTTGGCGGCGACGCTCAACATTCCTCGCTCGACGCTCTCCTATCGCCTCCGGCGCGCTGAAGCCGAATTCGCTAAACAGTTCGTCGCGGCCGATCAACCGCTGGATGCTCTCTCGCCGACCGTCTGA
- a CDS encoding redoxin domain-containing protein has protein sequence MQLEVYKRDFTRCGPIDRAAPRQTEEIVAVGSEAPKFTLYSTPEQRISLHDFRGQPVILAFYPADWSPVCGDQMALYNEMLSEFRRYDAQLLGISVDSVWSHTAFADDRNLQFPLLADFEPKGAVARSYGVYRSDDGTAERALFVIDSAGVIRWSHVSSVDVNPGADGILDALKRLEK, from the coding sequence ATGCAGCTAGAAGTATATAAACGGGATTTCACTAGGTGTGGTCCAATCGATCGTGCTGCCCCCCGACAGACGGAGGAAATCGTTGCGGTTGGATCGGAGGCACCCAAATTCACCCTGTATTCGACACCGGAACAGAGAATTTCGTTGCACGATTTCCGCGGTCAGCCCGTGATTCTCGCGTTCTATCCCGCGGACTGGAGTCCCGTGTGTGGCGATCAGATGGCGCTGTACAACGAGATGCTCTCGGAATTTCGGCGCTACGACGCGCAACTGCTGGGAATCTCTGTCGATAGCGTGTGGTCTCACACCGCATTTGCGGATGACCGAAACCTTCAGTTTCCCCTGTTGGCCGATTTCGAACCCAAAGGTGCAGTGGCGAGATCCTATGGCGTCTATCGATCAGATGATGGAACTGCCGAGCGTGCCCTTTTCGTGATCGATAGTGCCGGCGTGATCCGCTGGTCTCACGTCTCGTCCGTCGATGTAAATCCGGGTGCAGATGGAATCCTCGATGCCCTAAAACGGCTCGAGAAATGA
- a CDS encoding maleate cis-trans isomerase family protein: MARIGLVVPSSNTTAEPEFRAMVPPDSTVHAARMPLEDVTADQLSEMADGAEKAAELLSHADIDGVAYACTTGSLLHGRGFDAELESRLSELTGTPAVATALSVTRALTALNVETLAVVTPYASELDELERAYLTESGFSVRSIDGRGLVDNTEIGSLTAVEAEQQVRSSLSDESDVDGIFISCTNYRSLSALATLEGYFDIPVVSSNAATMWDLSNRLGVSLKHCPV; encoded by the coding sequence ATGGCACGGATTGGACTCGTGGTCCCCTCTTCGAACACTACTGCAGAACCCGAGTTCCGTGCAATGGTTCCGCCGGACAGCACCGTCCACGCCGCTCGAATGCCCCTCGAAGACGTTACTGCCGATCAGCTCAGTGAGATGGCAGATGGAGCGGAGAAAGCGGCTGAGCTACTGTCCCACGCAGACATCGACGGTGTGGCATACGCATGTACCACGGGCAGTCTCCTCCACGGGAGAGGCTTCGACGCCGAGTTGGAATCGCGGTTGTCAGAGTTAACGGGAACTCCCGCGGTGGCGACCGCCCTTTCGGTAACGCGAGCACTAACTGCGCTCAATGTGGAAACGTTAGCCGTCGTAACTCCCTACGCATCGGAACTCGATGAATTGGAACGGGCGTATCTCACCGAATCGGGATTCAGTGTGAGATCTATTGATGGGCGGGGACTCGTCGATAACACCGAAATAGGAAGCCTCACTGCTGTCGAGGCGGAACAGCAGGTTCGTTCGTCGCTCTCCGACGAATCCGACGTCGATGGGATTTTCATTTCTTGTACGAATTACCGATCACTTTCGGCATTGGCCACTCTCGAGGGGTATTTCGACATTCCGGTGGTCTCTAGTAATGCAGCAACGATGTGGGATCTCAGTAATCGATTGGGTGTCAGTCTGAAACACTGTCCAGTTTAG
- a CDS encoding GMC family oxidoreductase N-terminal domain-containing protein, producing MVEREYDIVVVGAGGDGPVAAWRLGEAGLDVLVLEAGPFHGNEQWPAPHEKSGAESSSRVEDLSGELLDEQFTKRELEMTEKLLWGPADHERGFWFRTFPGDGVVIQAAGVGGTTLLYTSNHPRAYPAAIDEQTHWPDAFGYEDLIPYYQRIEEMTEVSPAPVTAKEELFFRGAEAAGWELIDGKNVTRPGYRPQPNAIRQPDEALHVSADYQGDFTYPEVTGDTLALAEITGNPHPIDAPFEEKAKRASNVAFIPQALRTGNVTIRPNAFVTDVLTETPLGDTPTARGVAFRDTWSGETQRAIADTVVLAAGAVETPRLWLNADLPRNEWIGKGLTLHFGDSVMGLWKEDVLNDRIGTDTVDQHHGQNIAARFDYPGLGMLQTTGTGPGIGAILGFGASRSGFSFMNDPTDAPWDTMGRLAGTRLKRMLADYRRMLPLLVVTDDRPKQRNGISVAPGVSDEHGPVPRINYVPSDGDIKRRDRLAEIGADILRRAGADHIHRSDSPPTAIHLHSTMAMGKVVDTGCEAYDVDRLFVADHSALANGLGGPNPTNTGQALAARTAETILDRYFPSAESHS from the coding sequence ATGGTTGAGCGGGAGTACGACATCGTGGTTGTCGGGGCGGGCGGTGACGGTCCAGTCGCAGCATGGCGACTCGGTGAAGCCGGGCTGGACGTGTTAGTTCTCGAAGCAGGTCCGTTCCACGGCAATGAGCAGTGGCCGGCGCCTCACGAGAAGTCCGGTGCAGAGAGTTCCTCCCGGGTCGAAGACTTGAGTGGCGAGCTACTTGATGAGCAGTTCACCAAGCGCGAACTCGAAATGACCGAGAAGCTCCTATGGGGACCAGCTGACCACGAGCGCGGCTTCTGGTTCCGGACGTTTCCGGGTGACGGCGTGGTCATCCAGGCCGCTGGCGTCGGCGGGACGACGCTTTTGTATACGAGCAATCACCCACGGGCGTATCCGGCTGCCATCGACGAACAAACCCACTGGCCCGACGCATTCGGCTACGAGGATCTGATCCCCTACTACCAACGGATCGAGGAGATGACCGAGGTTTCCCCAGCGCCCGTCACGGCCAAAGAGGAGCTGTTTTTTCGGGGTGCTGAAGCTGCTGGTTGGGAGCTCATCGACGGGAAGAACGTCACGAGGCCCGGCTACCGGCCACAACCCAATGCCATCCGTCAGCCCGACGAGGCGCTTCACGTCTCTGCGGACTACCAGGGTGATTTTACCTATCCCGAGGTGACCGGTGACACGCTCGCGCTTGCAGAGATCACGGGAAACCCCCATCCGATCGACGCCCCCTTTGAGGAGAAGGCAAAACGCGCGAGCAACGTCGCATTCATTCCGCAAGCGCTTCGAACCGGGAACGTGACGATCCGCCCGAACGCGTTCGTCACCGACGTGCTGACCGAGACCCCGCTGGGCGATACCCCCACCGCGAGGGGCGTGGCGTTCCGCGATACGTGGTCCGGAGAGACACAGCGCGCAATTGCCGACACGGTAGTGCTCGCCGCCGGTGCCGTCGAGACTCCACGGCTGTGGCTCAACGCCGATCTCCCGCGCAATGAGTGGATCGGAAAGGGACTGACGCTTCATTTCGGGGACAGTGTGATGGGCCTGTGGAAAGAGGATGTCCTCAACGACCGCATCGGCACAGACACTGTTGATCAACACCATGGACAGAACATCGCTGCACGGTTCGACTATCCCGGACTCGGGATGCTCCAAACAACCGGTACGGGACCCGGAATCGGAGCGATTCTCGGATTCGGTGCAAGTCGGTCTGGCTTTTCGTTCATGAACGATCCCACAGACGCCCCGTGGGACACGATGGGGCGACTCGCTGGGACACGCCTCAAACGGATGCTCGCTGACTACCGCCGTATGTTACCACTCTTGGTCGTCACGGACGATCGACCGAAGCAACGCAATGGGATCTCGGTTGCCCCCGGTGTGAGTGACGAACACGGACCGGTCCCACGGATCAATTACGTTCCGAGTGACGGTGACATCAAGCGCCGAGACCGGCTTGCAGAGATCGGCGCGGACATTCTTCGCCGGGCCGGGGCGGATCACATCCACCGTTCGGACTCTCCCCCGACTGCGATCCACCTCCACTCGACGATGGCAATGGGGAAGGTTGTCGATACGGGCTGTGAGGCCTACGACGTGGACCGCCTGTTCGTTGCCGATCATAGCGCGCTGGCGAACGGGCTGGGTGGGCCCAACCCGACGAATACAGGACAGGCACTCGCGGCACGAACGGCCGAGACGATCCTTGACCGATACTTTCCGTCGGCCGAGTCACACTCGTAG